The following proteins are co-located in the Deinococcus sp. KNUC1210 genome:
- a CDS encoding branched-chain amino acid ABC transporter substrate-binding protein, with protein MTALRTVVLSGLLIAGLAQATSLKIATISPLSGSLTAIGSEVKRGAELAVKDHLQEFKTLGYDLTLTSYDDQASATLGTQIADTVLADKSILGVVGALNSSVSNVVAQAFAPAKLALISPASTNDALTENGWNHFSRIVSPDGAQSVAAANYIADELKASSVFVVSDNTAYGNGLTKALLRTLKKRNVKVADYVGTGAADVAGVVKQIKASNAPVVYFGGTDDTGGLLVKALRAGGVKAAFMGGDGLDSPSFLKRAGDAGAGVIYTTVFGPVNSFSNSLSFTTAYRAAYQTSPSGVAVYAYDATSVLLAGLKAAAAKAGSVPSRVQVSEAVRGVNLAACFGGTQCNTITGAIGFSSTGERLRSRLMVMKFDSMLQAQVAKIQTVSAADLK; from the coding sequence ATGACGGCGCTGCGCACTGTAGTTCTCTCTGGCCTGCTGATCGCTGGGCTGGCTCAGGCCACCTCGCTGAAGATCGCCACCATCAGCCCGCTGTCGGGCAGCCTGACCGCCATCGGCAGCGAAGTGAAGCGCGGCGCAGAACTGGCCGTCAAGGATCACCTTCAGGAATTCAAGACGCTCGGCTATGATCTGACGCTCACCTCCTACGACGATCAGGCGTCGGCCACGCTGGGCACGCAGATCGCCGATACGGTCCTGGCCGACAAGAGCATCCTGGGCGTGGTCGGCGCACTGAATTCCAGCGTGTCGAATGTGGTGGCCCAGGCGTTCGCACCTGCCAAACTCGCGCTGATCTCGCCCGCCAGTACCAACGACGCCCTGACCGAGAACGGCTGGAACCACTTCAGCCGCATCGTCTCGCCCGACGGCGCACAGAGCGTGGCTGCCGCCAACTACATCGCCGACGAACTCAAGGCGTCGTCGGTCTTCGTGGTGTCGGACAACACCGCCTACGGCAACGGCCTGACCAAAGCGCTGCTGCGAACCCTGAAGAAGCGCAACGTCAAGGTTGCCGACTACGTGGGCACCGGAGCCGCCGACGTCGCGGGCGTGGTCAAGCAGATCAAGGCCAGCAATGCCCCGGTGGTGTACTTCGGCGGCACCGACGATACCGGCGGTCTGCTGGTCAAGGCGCTGCGAGCTGGAGGGGTGAAGGCGGCCTTCATGGGCGGCGACGGACTGGACTCGCCCAGCTTCCTGAAGCGTGCCGGAGACGCGGGCGCGGGCGTGATCTATACCACCGTCTTCGGGCCGGTCAACAGCTTCTCGAACTCGCTGAGCTTCACGACTGCGTACCGCGCGGCCTACCAGACCTCGCCCAGCGGCGTGGCCGTGTACGCCTACGACGCCACGAGCGTGCTGCTGGCGGGCCTGAAGGCAGCGGCAGCCAAGGCGGGCAGCGTGCCCAGCCGCGTGCAGGTCAGCGAGGCGGTGCGCGGCGTGAATCTGGCGGCCTGCTTCGGCGGAACCCAGTGCAACACCATCACCGGAGCCATCGGCTTCAGCAGCACCGGCGAGCGGCTGCGCTCCCGCCTGATGGTCATGAAGTTCGATTCGATGCTGCAGGCGCAGGTCGCCAAGATTCAGACGGTGTCGGCGGCAGACCTGAAGTAA
- a CDS encoding SGNH/GDSL hydrolase family protein, whose protein sequence is MRGLTARLLLSAVLLAATGTAAPATPSGSSAPPPVMRYVSLGDSLTAGFQSGGLTAQGQQAAYPVVVARLAHIDFGVPAGKAPGCPPPLDGGLFKPGASCVRVQPDVRGSNFAVPGARVEDLLNRTAQTAPDAATRQLYTLILGPKLSQVGAALKSRPTFISVWIGANNVLDTLTSGNPAQATPPAAFEASYRQLLDGLKPAGATVVLFTVPDVTRVPLLARGDFLFSQGFGQPDCKGSAARVALSVLLSQAPANCDAPYALTPAKLDAIRGTVNAYNAIILRLASERGLKVFDVNPLFATLKAADPNLSDPNQPFGPDFSLDGVHLSSAAQTRLADALVAFGNANFGLQIKLPGNS, encoded by the coding sequence ATGCGTGGACTGACTGCCCGACTGCTGCTCTCCGCCGTGCTGCTGGCAGCCACCGGAACAGCCGCCCCCGCCACCCCGAGCGGGTCGTCGGCTCCGCCGCCCGTGATGCGCTATGTGTCGCTGGGAGACTCGCTGACCGCCGGGTTCCAGTCGGGCGGTCTGACCGCTCAGGGGCAGCAGGCGGCGTATCCGGTGGTCGTGGCCCGTCTGGCGCACATCGACTTCGGGGTGCCTGCGGGCAAGGCTCCCGGCTGCCCGCCTCCGCTGGACGGCGGTCTCTTCAAGCCGGGCGCGTCGTGCGTGCGCGTGCAGCCAGACGTGCGCGGCTCGAATTTTGCCGTACCGGGCGCCCGTGTCGAGGACCTGCTCAACCGGACAGCCCAGACGGCCCCAGACGCGGCCACCCGTCAGCTCTATACCCTGATTCTGGGGCCGAAGCTCAGTCAGGTGGGGGCGGCGCTGAAATCCAGGCCCACCTTCATCTCGGTGTGGATCGGCGCAAACAACGTGCTCGATACCCTGACCTCGGGCAATCCGGCTCAGGCCACCCCACCGGCAGCGTTCGAGGCGTCGTATCGTCAGCTGCTGGACGGCCTGAAGCCCGCCGGAGCGACCGTGGTGCTCTTCACGGTGCCCGATGTGACGCGGGTGCCGCTGCTGGCAAGGGGCGATTTTCTGTTCAGCCAGGGCTTCGGCCAGCCCGACTGCAAAGGAAGTGCGGCCCGCGTGGCCCTGAGCGTGCTGCTGAGTCAGGCTCCGGCCAACTGCGACGCGCCCTATGCCCTGACGCCTGCCAAACTCGACGCGATTCGCGGCACGGTGAACGCCTATAACGCCATCATCCTCAGGCTCGCCAGCGAGCGCGGCCTGAAGGTCTTCGACGTCAATCCACTCTTCGCCACCCTGAAAGCCGCCGATCCCAACCTGAGCGACCCCAACCAGCCGTTCGGCCCCGACTTCTCACTCGACGGCGTTCACCTGTCGTCTGCTGCACAGACGCGCCTCGCAGACGCTCTGGTAGCCTTCGGGAACGCCAACTTCGGCCTTCAGATCAAGCTTCCTGGCAACTCGTAA
- a CDS encoding cytochrome c produces the protein MASQSPLPGILGVAFPVGTVALIVAILIGTGGSFTGPSTTATTGSAASTTSGAASTTAASGDSGSMAGTTMTNTPATTTPATSRGAASGSTSTTAAGGSSSTTGDAAATMPAAAPATPTLTTNDRNANPATGSAAPGTVVTPPTGNEGSKVNDGAGTTASNTADGNTTTATTPTAPSTATSDSATNTPTDTTNTAGNPASGSGSTTAVNNVAVNAARGVAVFTTNCAGCHGASGAGVPGAFPPLAGNAAIQGDEKYVADVLLYGLQGNIVAKGQPYNGVMPAWASQLNDADIAAVTTYIRTTWGNKGTPISADTVKTERGTPKTAAQVLAERPK, from the coding sequence ATGGCCTCACAATCTCCGCTTCCCGGCATTCTCGGTGTGGCCTTTCCGGTCGGCACCGTCGCGCTCATCGTCGCCATTCTGATCGGCACCGGAGGCAGTTTTACCGGCCCGTCTACCACCGCCACGACCGGCAGCGCCGCTTCGACCACTTCGGGAGCTGCCAGCACGACCGCTGCCTCCGGTGACAGCGGCAGTATGGCGGGCACCACGATGACCAACACGCCCGCGACCACCACGCCTGCCACCTCTAGGGGCGCGGCCAGCGGCAGCACCTCGACCACCGCTGCCGGGGGAAGCAGCAGCACGACAGGCGACGCGGCGGCGACCATGCCCGCTGCCGCGCCCGCGACGCCCACCCTGACGACCAACGACCGGAATGCCAATCCCGCGACGGGTTCGGCAGCTCCCGGCACTGTCGTTACGCCACCGACCGGGAACGAGGGCAGCAAGGTCAATGACGGTGCCGGAACGACAGCCTCCAACACGGCTGACGGCAACACCACGACCGCGACGACGCCGACTGCCCCGAGTACCGCCACCAGCGACTCTGCGACCAACACGCCCACCGACACGACCAACACTGCTGGCAATCCCGCGTCTGGTTCCGGCAGCACCACTGCTGTCAACAACGTCGCCGTGAACGCAGCCAGAGGCGTTGCCGTCTTTACCACCAACTGCGCGGGCTGTCACGGTGCGTCGGGAGCAGGCGTGCCGGGAGCGTTTCCGCCGCTGGCGGGCAATGCGGCGATTCAGGGCGACGAGAAGTACGTGGCCGATGTGCTGCTCTACGGACTTCAGGGCAATATCGTGGCCAAGGGTCAGCCGTACAACGGGGTCATGCCCGCCTGGGCCAGCCAGCTGAACGACGCCGACATCGCTGCCGTGACCACGTACATCCGGACCACCTGGGGCAACAAGGGCACGCCCATCAGCGCAGATACCGTCAAGACCGAGCGCGGCACTCCCAAGACCGCCGCTCAGGTGCTGGCCGAGCGTCCAAAATAA
- a CDS encoding nuclear transport factor 2 family protein, producing MNHVVADINAAKTESVEMIVMAYLAAWNEADDQTRRRLLELAWCETAVYSDPTARVVGQQALGEHIHAFTMRYPGVRLELTSPVSAHHDYVHFTWRATDGDGFTLREGRDIGQVASDGRLRTLVGFFGV from the coding sequence ATGAATCACGTAGTCGCGGACATCAACGCTGCGAAGACGGAATCCGTCGAAATGATCGTCATGGCCTATCTGGCCGCCTGGAACGAGGCCGATGACCAGACCCGGCGCAGACTGCTGGAACTGGCATGGTGTGAAACCGCCGTGTATTCGGACCCGACGGCGCGGGTGGTGGGCCAGCAGGCGCTCGGCGAACATATTCACGCCTTCACCATGCGCTACCCCGGCGTGCGCCTGGAACTGACCAGCCCGGTGAGTGCCCACCACGACTACGTCCATTTCACCTGGCGTGCCACCGACGGCGACGGCTTCACACTGCGCGAGGGCCGGGATATCGGGCAGGTCGCCAGTGACGGACGGCTCCGGACCCTGGTGGGCTTCTTCGGCGTATAA
- a CDS encoding histidinol-phosphatase — MLPLPDHHTHHLRCGHAVGSLDDVAASALRRGLPAVGLSDHAPLLFLPGDHPAPLIAMPASEFPAYVEEMQHVQARYAGRLRVLASVEADYVPGSEAAYRHLLAAPLDYLLGSVHWIDGWSLFSAELPDGWTREHAWSRALALTREAAASDFADVIAHLDVLKTRGHLPERWQTRELDDTLDAIAAAGKAIELNTSGWRKPVNECFPSPAILERAARRGIPVCLGSDAHHPQDVGADFERAARVLHGAGYRETVTWEGRERRVIPLA, encoded by the coding sequence ATGCTTCCGCTTCCCGATCATCACACCCATCACCTGCGCTGCGGGCATGCAGTCGGCAGTCTGGACGATGTGGCCGCGTCGGCCCTGAGGCGCGGGCTGCCCGCCGTGGGTCTGAGCGACCATGCGCCCCTGCTGTTTCTGCCGGGCGACCATCCAGCGCCGCTCATCGCCATGCCTGCTTCCGAGTTTCCCGCCTACGTGGAGGAAATGCAGCACGTGCAAGCGCGGTACGCGGGCCGCCTGCGCGTGCTGGCGAGCGTCGAGGCCGATTATGTGCCGGGGTCGGAGGCAGCGTACCGGCATCTGCTGGCGGCCCCGCTCGATTACCTGCTGGGCAGCGTTCACTGGATAGACGGCTGGAGCCTGTTCAGCGCCGAGTTGCCGGACGGCTGGACGCGTGAACATGCCTGGAGCCGCGCTCTGGCACTGACGCGAGAAGCGGCCGCCAGCGACTTTGCCGACGTGATCGCGCATCTGGACGTGCTCAAGACCAGGGGCCACCTGCCTGAACGCTGGCAGACCCGCGAACTGGACGATACCCTGGACGCCATCGCCGCAGCGGGCAAGGCCATCGAACTGAATACCAGCGGGTGGCGCAAACCGGTGAACGAGTGCTTTCCCAGCCCGGCCATTCTGGAGCGTGCAGCGCGGCGCGGCATTCCGGTCTGCCTGGGCAGCGACGCGCACCACCCCCAGGATGTCGGGGCCGATTTCGAGCGGGCCGCTCGCGTGCTGCACGGCGCCGGATACCGCGAAACCGTGACCTGGGAAGGCCGTGAACGGCGAGTCATCCCACTTGCCTGA
- the ligA gene encoding NAD-dependent DNA ligase LigA produces the protein MSTPADVQSIQARHAELTTQVREHNQRYYEQDAPTISDHDYDMLARELRELEAQHPDLLRSDAPTLTVGGRPSTLFEKVRHPTPMTSLDNAFTDAELSEFDDKVARALNLKLGEHTFTYTCELKIDGLSINLYYVDGALQWAATRGDGETGEKVTANVEGIPGIPTLLPGLKGELEVRGEVYMSRAAFLAYNVAAEEEGRPLLKNPRNGAAGALRQKNAAETRRRNLNVILYSLGKRDGVPVRSQWEVLEWLRAQGFAVSEYSRRVEGSAAAALYHAEMTAQRPELPFDADGSVVKLDDLRLQDEAGYTSRAPKWAIAYKFPAEQAQTVMNDISIQVGRTGKLTPVAELQPVQLEGSTVSRATLHNEDFIRGLDLRVGDTVLVHKSGGIIPEVLRVVLELRPADAVPYVFPTHCPVCGHAAERQEGAAGTFCTNPACPAKATLRVQYFASRDVLDIKGLGERLVEELVNSGLVRDPADLYALRAEQIEHLAMGETTTGAVRKVGRKTADKLIAEIEASKTRELWRFIRSLGLPGVGEGTSTRLARVYPTLAALQAATAEELARIPDIGAATAEVLASGLADPDMQAFVTRLAAAGIQPTASEDVQTGEQLAGLSFVITGTLSRSRDSLKAHLEAHGARVGSSVTSKTSYLIAGEDGGGKLSKASELKVPVLDEAALSALLEERGVALG, from the coding sequence ATGTCCACCCCCGCCGATGTTCAGAGTATCCAAGCACGTCACGCCGAGCTGACCACCCAGGTGCGCGAACACAACCAGCGCTATTACGAGCAGGACGCACCCACCATCAGCGACCACGACTACGACATGCTGGCCCGCGAACTGCGCGAACTGGAGGCCCAGCATCCGGACCTGCTCAGGAGCGACGCGCCGACGCTGACGGTGGGAGGACGGCCCAGCACGCTGTTCGAGAAGGTGCGCCACCCGACGCCCATGACCAGCCTCGACAACGCTTTCACCGACGCCGAACTGAGCGAATTCGACGACAAGGTGGCGCGTGCCCTCAATCTGAAGCTGGGCGAGCATACCTTCACGTACACCTGCGAGCTGAAGATCGACGGTCTGAGCATCAATCTGTATTACGTGGACGGCGCGCTTCAGTGGGCGGCCACACGCGGCGACGGCGAAACGGGCGAGAAGGTGACGGCCAACGTCGAGGGCATTCCCGGGATTCCGACCCTGCTGCCGGGCCTGAAAGGTGAACTGGAGGTGCGCGGCGAGGTGTACATGAGCCGGGCGGCGTTTCTGGCGTACAACGTGGCCGCCGAGGAAGAAGGCCGCCCACTGCTGAAAAACCCGCGCAACGGGGCTGCCGGAGCGCTGCGCCAGAAGAACGCCGCCGAGACGCGCCGCCGCAATCTGAACGTGATTCTGTACAGCCTGGGCAAGCGCGACGGCGTGCCGGTCAGGTCGCAGTGGGAGGTGCTGGAGTGGCTCCGGGCGCAGGGCTTCGCGGTCAGCGAGTATTCGCGGCGGGTCGAGGGCAGCGCGGCGGCGGCGCTCTACCACGCCGAGATGACAGCGCAGCGCCCCGAACTTCCCTTCGACGCCGACGGCTCGGTGGTCAAACTCGACGACCTGCGGCTTCAGGACGAGGCGGGCTATACCAGCCGCGCCCCCAAGTGGGCCATCGCCTATAAATTCCCTGCCGAACAGGCCCAGACCGTGATGAACGACATCAGCATTCAGGTCGGACGCACCGGCAAGCTGACCCCGGTGGCCGAGCTTCAGCCGGTGCAGCTGGAGGGCAGCACCGTCAGCCGCGCCACGCTGCACAACGAGGATTTCATCCGGGGGCTGGATCTGCGGGTGGGCGATACCGTGCTCGTCCACAAATCGGGCGGCATCATCCCCGAGGTGCTGCGCGTGGTGCTGGAACTGCGCCCGGCCGACGCTGTTCCCTACGTCTTCCCGACGCATTGCCCGGTGTGCGGCCACGCTGCCGAGCGGCAGGAGGGAGCCGCCGGAACCTTCTGCACCAATCCTGCCTGCCCCGCCAAGGCCACGCTGCGGGTGCAGTACTTCGCCAGCCGCGACGTGCTCGATATCAAGGGGCTGGGTGAGCGGCTGGTCGAGGAACTGGTGAACAGCGGTCTGGTGCGTGATCCGGCCGACCTGTACGCGCTGCGGGCCGAGCAGATCGAGCATCTGGCGATGGGTGAAACCACCACCGGGGCGGTGCGGAAGGTGGGGCGCAAGACCGCCGACAAGCTGATTGCCGAGATCGAGGCCAGCAAGACCCGTGAACTGTGGCGCTTTATCCGCTCGCTGGGGTTGCCGGGCGTGGGCGAGGGCACGAGTACGCGGCTGGCGCGGGTGTATCCGACGCTGGCGGCGCTTCAGGCCGCCACTGCCGAGGAACTGGCGCGCATTCCTGACATCGGTGCGGCCACCGCCGAGGTGCTGGCGAGTGGACTGGCCGACCCCGATATGCAGGCGTTCGTGACGCGGCTGGCGGCCGCAGGCATTCAGCCCACCGCCAGCGAAGACGTGCAGACGGGCGAGCAGCTCGCGGGCCTGTCGTTCGTCATCACCGGCACGCTCAGCCGCTCACGCGACAGCCTGAAAGCCCATCTGGAAGCGCACGGTGCGAGGGTCGGCAGCAGCGTGACCAGCAAGACCAGTTATCTGATCGCCGGGGAAGACGGCGGCGGCAAGCTGAGCAAGGCCAGCGAACTGAAGGTGCCGGTTCTGGACGAAGCGGCCCTGAGTGCCCTGCTGGAAGAGCGCGGCGTGGCGCTGGGGTAG
- a CDS encoding sensor histidine kinase KdpD yields the protein MAVSPGRDEMARLTLTVNRMLDRLASSIEREKEFARTAAHELRTPLTALKGRLDLALERPRDEETVHRTLLIMRNRVQSLIALSEGLLELARTDTPPLLVPLELGAATLSVAERLHDSAQHGGRRLQLDIEESWILAEMPGLQVVIDNLLSNALKYGGAAVRVRVHGQTLSIRDSGPGPLESEWARLLRPFERGTGVQNVPGSGLGLALVHAHVQRWPAHLSAQWQAGGFSVSVVWQEPSDALGPRSGLK from the coding sequence GTGGCTGTGTCGCCGGGGCGCGACGAGATGGCCCGCCTGACCCTCACGGTCAACCGCATGCTCGACCGTCTGGCGAGCAGTATCGAGCGCGAAAAGGAATTCGCCCGCACCGCCGCCCACGAACTCAGAACCCCGCTGACCGCGCTGAAGGGGCGGCTCGACCTGGCGCTGGAGCGCCCCAGAGACGAAGAGACGGTGCACAGGACGCTGCTGATCATGAGAAACCGGGTCCAGTCGCTGATTGCGCTGAGCGAAGGGCTGCTGGAACTGGCCCGCACCGACACTCCGCCGCTGCTGGTGCCGCTCGAACTGGGCGCGGCGACCCTGAGCGTGGCAGAGCGCCTGCACGACTCGGCGCAGCACGGGGGGCGACGACTGCAACTCGATATCGAGGAGAGCTGGATTCTGGCCGAGATGCCGGGCCTTCAGGTGGTGATCGACAATCTGCTGAGCAACGCCCTGAAATACGGCGGCGCGGCGGTGCGGGTGCGCGTGCACGGGCAGACTCTGAGCATCCGCGACAGCGGCCCCGGCCCGCTCGAAAGCGAGTGGGCGCGGCTGCTGCGGCCTTTCGAACGCGGAACGGGCGTGCAGAACGTGCCGGGCAGCGGCCTGGGGCTGGCACTGGTCCACGCCCATGTACAGCGCTGGCCAGCCCACCTGAGCGCACAGTGGCAGGCGGGCGGCTTCAGCGTATCGGTGGTGTGGCAAGAGCCGTCAGACGCTCTGGGCCCCCGAAGCGGGCTGAAGTGA
- a CDS encoding response regulator transcription factor: MRVLIVEDDAFISELLCDGLADDGYECDVAATAAQGEELARLFPYGVLILDVMLPGEADAGFRLGQRLRGLGLTTPMLYLTARGLPEDRIRGLDAGGDDYLTKPFDFGELRARIRALLRRAGGHPQNTVPLPGEWMLDLGGREVCRGGARADLTRREFLLLELLVLHPGRVFGRDEIIERLWGGENGVEPKVIDVYVSTLRRKTNEALIETVRGSGYRIGRVAG; the protein is encoded by the coding sequence ATGCGTGTACTGATCGTCGAGGACGACGCCTTCATTTCGGAGCTGCTGTGCGACGGGCTGGCAGACGACGGCTACGAGTGCGACGTGGCGGCCACCGCTGCCCAGGGCGAGGAACTGGCGCGGCTGTTTCCCTACGGCGTGCTGATTCTGGACGTGATGCTGCCGGGCGAGGCCGACGCGGGGTTCCGGCTGGGCCAGCGCCTGCGCGGCCTGGGCCTGACCACACCCATGCTGTACCTGACGGCACGCGGCCTGCCCGAAGACAGAATTCGCGGGCTGGACGCGGGCGGCGACGACTATCTGACCAAGCCCTTTGACTTTGGCGAACTGCGGGCCAGAATCCGGGCTCTGCTGCGGCGGGCAGGCGGGCACCCGCAGAACACCGTGCCTCTGCCAGGCGAGTGGATGCTCGATCTGGGCGGGCGCGAGGTGTGCCGCGGCGGTGCGCGGGCCGATCTGACCCGGCGGGAATTTCTGCTGCTGGAACTGCTGGTGCTGCATCCGGGGCGGGTCTTCGGGCGAGACGAGATCATCGAGCGGCTGTGGGGCGGAGAAAATGGCGTGGAACCCAAGGTGATCGACGTGTACGTGAGCACGCTGCGCCGCAAGACCAACGAAGCGCTGATCGAGACGGTGCGCGGGTCCGGCTACCGTATAGGCCGGGTGGCGGGCTGA
- a CDS encoding site-specific integrase codes for MTLVRASDALALSNLTDAALRVRAVEAASTYDAALLISITHGYMTTASRKGARTSVKTLDAYALAIKDYVPWARDAGVTLLHPGRRDGGRYVAWLQTRETLGNGKRGKLSASTVAQYVAGVRALYRALRWAGATEAQPFEDAHVPPDPTPGIVKNPPYRQEIDAALEHCDARLSALLLLCAHAGLRITEALNTKTDDISAGRIRIHGKGGKVRVVPLGKRVREAVTTLPPLTPEGNLFQWDYHQATYRLQKAFRAAGHGDAWRGFHAARKHSGTRLYTATRDFTRVGLFLGHSSVDTTRRYVAVQDDDVAGDVENF; via the coding sequence ATGACGCTGGTTCGCGCCTCGGACGCGCTGGCACTGTCCAATCTGACCGACGCCGCGCTGCGGGTGCGGGCTGTCGAGGCAGCCAGCACCTACGACGCCGCGCTGCTCATCAGCATCACGCACGGGTACATGACCACCGCCAGCCGCAAGGGAGCGAGAACCAGCGTCAAGACGCTCGACGCCTACGCCCTGGCGATCAAGGACTATGTGCCCTGGGCCAGAGACGCAGGCGTGACGCTGCTGCACCCCGGACGGCGCGACGGCGGGCGCTACGTGGCGTGGCTCCAGACGCGTGAAACGCTGGGCAACGGCAAACGCGGCAAACTGTCGGCCTCGACGGTGGCGCAGTACGTGGCAGGCGTGCGGGCGCTGTACCGGGCGCTGCGCTGGGCTGGGGCCACCGAGGCTCAGCCTTTCGAGGACGCCCACGTTCCGCCCGACCCCACCCCCGGTATCGTCAAGAATCCGCCGTACCGCCAGGAGATCGACGCCGCACTGGAGCACTGCGACGCCCGGCTGTCGGCGCTGCTGCTGCTGTGCGCCCACGCGGGGCTGCGAATCACCGAGGCGCTGAACACGAAAACCGACGACATCTCGGCGGGGCGCATCCGTATTCACGGGAAGGGCGGCAAGGTGCGGGTGGTGCCGCTGGGCAAACGGGTGCGCGAGGCCGTGACGACGCTGCCTCCCCTGACGCCCGAGGGCAACCTGTTTCAGTGGGACTATCATCAGGCCACCTACCGCCTGCAAAAAGCCTTCAGGGCTGCCGGGCACGGCGACGCGTGGCGCGGCTTTCATGCGGCCCGCAAGCATTCCGGCACCCGGCTGTATACCGCCACCCGCGATTTCACCCGCGTCGGGCTGTTTCTGGGGCATTCGAGCGTGGACACCACCCGGCGTTACGTGGCTGTGCAGGATGACGACGTGGCGGGCGATGTCGAGAATTTCTGA
- a CDS encoding MOSC domain-containing protein, which yields MPTPPAPLTLSALYVYPIKSAGGIQLDSSEVGPRGLHLDRRWMVIDQGRQPVTQRQFPRMRQLQVTLEGAGLRVEAPGMPRLHVPAQPQNEGRSIDFWGHEVGGTEVSDEVTAWFSDYLEDGCTLLHLPDDVERWQPTDRPYRSLLAYVDGNPFNLITAASLADLNTRSPRPVTVHDFRPNLLIGGDTAPYSEDCWRRIRVGELHFEVVESCARCSMVNVTEEGRMSAEPLRTLTRTRQRDRKVPFGQNMVQDAPYAERTGRLRVGDVLEVLEVGDTPNPMY from the coding sequence ATGCCGACACCGCCTGCCCCGCTCACCCTCAGCGCTCTGTACGTCTATCCGATCAAATCGGCGGGAGGGATCCAGCTCGACAGTTCCGAAGTGGGGCCGCGTGGCCTGCATCTGGATCGGCGCTGGATGGTGATCGACCAGGGACGACAGCCGGTGACGCAGCGGCAGTTTCCGCGCATGCGGCAGCTTCAGGTGACGCTGGAAGGCGCGGGCCTGCGGGTGGAAGCGCCCGGTATGCCGAGGCTGCACGTGCCTGCCCAGCCCCAGAACGAGGGCCGGAGCATCGACTTCTGGGGGCATGAGGTCGGCGGCACCGAGGTTTCAGACGAGGTGACGGCGTGGTTCAGCGACTATCTGGAAGACGGCTGCACGCTGCTGCACCTGCCGGACGACGTGGAGCGCTGGCAGCCCACCGACAGGCCGTACCGCTCGCTCCTGGCGTATGTAGACGGCAATCCGTTCAATCTGATCACCGCCGCGTCTCTTGCCGACCTCAATACCCGCAGTCCTCGCCCGGTCACGGTCCACGATTTCCGGCCCAATCTGCTGATCGGTGGCGACACGGCCCCGTACAGTGAGGACTGCTGGCGGCGCATCCGTGTGGGCGAGCTGCACTTCGAGGTGGTCGAAAGCTGCGCCCGGTGCAGCATGGTCAATGTGACGGAGGAAGGCCGCATGAGCGCCGAGCCGCTGCGGACCCTGACCCGCACCCGTCAGCGTGACCGCAAGGTTCCGTTCGGACAGAACATGGTGCAGGACGCGCCGTATGCAGAACGGACCGGGCGGCTCCGGGTGGGTGACGTGCTGGAAGTGCTGGAAGTGGGCGACACGCCCAATCCGATGTACTGA